In Maridesulfovibrio frigidus DSM 17176, a genomic segment contains:
- a CDS encoding diguanylate cyclase, translated as MNTEKNIVKRYLYLVCVVVGLCIAGLFLALALRNKSLLQEHLRVQARAHFSNIVIIREWIAMHGGVYVFKGPGVESNPYLDSPDLLAADGRELTLKNPAIMTREFSQLSKNKKLNAFNITSLNPLNPNNTPDNFELQALQSFESGETEAFWVEENANGTRLRYMAPLIVEQSCLACHAKQGYSVGEVRGGISVAFGLDEINKSMFHNYIIILSLGIVSVALLVFIMWVFFRNMQERLDKAQASLKQMATVDALTNVANRASILERLSEGFGRHQRKLTQLGCLMIDVDYFKSVNDNFGHQKGDAVLKELARIVSDSLRSYDFFGRYGGEEFLLVMDGADEDNLAFVAERVRFLIEENLGTQCGLSGPITVSIGGTLAIAGDQSIDDVIHRADMALYKAKELGRNRVNILLGQADQEDNKS; from the coding sequence ATGAATACTGAAAAAAATATAGTTAAGCGGTATCTATACCTTGTTTGTGTGGTGGTGGGACTTTGCATCGCAGGCCTTTTCCTTGCGTTGGCCTTGCGCAATAAGAGTCTTCTGCAAGAGCATTTGAGAGTTCAGGCCAGAGCCCACTTTAGTAATATTGTTATCATACGTGAGTGGATAGCAATGCACGGTGGTGTTTATGTATTCAAAGGTCCAGGGGTTGAGTCTAATCCATATTTAGATAGTCCAGACCTACTTGCCGCTGATGGGCGTGAGCTTACTTTGAAGAATCCAGCGATTATGACTCGTGAATTTTCGCAACTTTCAAAGAACAAAAAACTTAATGCATTCAATATAACAAGTCTGAATCCGTTGAATCCGAATAACACTCCGGACAATTTTGAGCTTCAAGCATTGCAGTCATTTGAATCCGGTGAGACGGAGGCTTTTTGGGTAGAGGAGAATGCAAACGGGACGCGCCTGCGCTATATGGCTCCTCTTATTGTCGAGCAGTCCTGTCTTGCGTGCCATGCAAAGCAGGGATATTCGGTCGGGGAGGTGCGCGGGGGTATCAGCGTCGCCTTTGGGTTGGATGAAATTAATAAATCGATGTTTCATAATTATATTATAATTCTATCTTTGGGGATAGTTTCCGTTGCCTTGCTTGTATTCATTATGTGGGTTTTCTTCCGCAATATGCAAGAGCGTCTGGATAAGGCTCAGGCTTCTCTAAAACAAATGGCTACCGTTGATGCATTGACGAACGTGGCTAACCGCGCTTCGATTTTAGAGCGTCTTAGTGAAGGGTTCGGACGGCATCAACGCAAATTGACTCAGCTTGGATGTCTCATGATTGATGTAGACTATTTTAAGAGCGTCAACGATAACTTTGGTCATCAGAAAGGGGATGCCGTACTAAAGGAATTGGCTCGTATTGTTTCCGATTCTTTGCGCTCATATGATTTCTTTGGACGCTATGGCGGAGAAGAGTTCTTATTAGTTATGGATGGAGCGGATGAAGATAATCTGGCTTTTGTAGCTGAACGCGTCAGATTTTTAATAGAGGAGAATCTAGGCACGCAGTGTGGGCTCTCTGGTCCTATAACTGTCAGTATTGGCGGTACATTAGCAATTGCAGGAGATCAGTCCATTGATGACGTCATCCATCGCGCGGATATGGCCCTCTATAAAGCTAAAGAACTTGGCCGTAACCGGGTAAATATATTGCTTGGACAAGCTGACCAAGAGGATAATAAAAGTTAA
- a CDS encoding carbonic anhydrase yields the protein MKAINKLINGFSRFRDEYYCREDSPFVELQNHQEPSTMVIACSDSRTDPSLILQCEPGEIFVVRNIANIVPPYEPDSMHHGVSSALEYAVKSLKVKNIIILGHSGCGGIKALMDNKLAPEDEFITRWLSILGSVRDKVIARFALDGKKASVEACAACEMEGIVHSMDNLMTFTWVAEQVEKGDLEIFGWYFDLKDGRILDYHEDSEAFEPLRPFCLS from the coding sequence ATGAAAGCAATCAATAAGCTCATTAATGGTTTTAGTCGATTTCGGGATGAATACTATTGCCGCGAAGATTCGCCCTTTGTAGAATTGCAGAATCATCAGGAACCATCGACTATGGTTATTGCGTGCAGTGATTCGCGCACTGATCCTTCTCTTATTTTGCAATGCGAGCCGGGTGAGATCTTTGTTGTCCGGAATATTGCCAATATTGTCCCCCCTTATGAACCTGACTCCATGCATCATGGGGTTTCGTCTGCTCTGGAATACGCAGTTAAGTCTTTAAAGGTTAAAAATATCATTATCCTCGGGCACAGCGGTTGCGGTGGGATCAAGGCTCTGATGGACAACAAGCTTGCTCCAGAAGATGAGTTCATAACTAGGTGGCTTTCGATTTTGGGTTCAGTGCGCGATAAAGTCATAGCTCGTTTTGCTCTGGATGGAAAAAAAGCAAGTGTAGAAGCATGCGCAGCCTGTGAAATGGAAGGGATAGTTCATTCTATGGATAATTTAATGACTTTTACCTGGGTTGCTGAGCAAGTAGAGAAGGGGGATCTGGAAATTTTTGGATGGTATTTCGACCTTAAAGATGGGCGCATTCTTGATTATCATGAAGATAGCGAAGCGTTCGAACCGTTGCGTCCCTTTTGTCTTTCATAG
- a CDS encoding transporter substrate-binding domain-containing diguanylate cyclase, with amino-acid sequence MKRLLNYMLLFLALLTLVGGAEICFAVPSSGVELTKEEAAFIIAHPEIKLGTEKDWEPHVILNQDGSISGIDADILSRINKATGANFQLEAGNWVEMQERAKAGLIDGLSTGAVHEERKEYLNFSDSYMGIQKMLLVSLGNPKNIKSNEDLKGKVLAVHKGNMVDEKLARTIDGLRIIEFETIKEVIEAVVHNEADATFGNGATIYSANKLGLPYLQIAYPLGEELKLVFGVRKDWPEAISILNKGLASIPDYEKLLIRNKWLAGSSFPDYTVDQIIFDDDEQKFLNGIDSITMCVDPSWMPYELVDKNGEYVGLVADYMKLLSMRVGKKFQLVPTDSWGQTLSFVRERKCDIIPSVIPTPKRLKYLNFTSSYLSFPLVVATSRDELFVDNFDAVADQTFAVVKNYAAIELLKEKYPNLKIVEVEDALTGLEKVHEKGVFGYIDTVSSISYQIQKNGLFDVKISGQLDISYDLAIGVRNDMPQLLSILNKGIASFSNNERQELHNSWITVHYDKGLDYSLLWKILAGLSVFPLLLLYRYNIVSRYNKKLILMNSKLDSLYKTDRLTGVFNRHMLDEEMKRELARAGRYHSYFSVIILDIDHFKKVNDTYGHHVGDTVLVAISCLLSGNVRETDVVGRWGGEEFLIICPEVKIDGATRLAEKLRGRVEALRFEAVKGSVTASFGVASFVKGESSEDLIKRADRALYKAKDISRNCVVVAD; translated from the coding sequence ATGAAAAGACTTTTGAATTATATGCTCCTATTTTTGGCTTTACTGACGTTGGTCGGGGGGGCAGAGATTTGTTTTGCCGTTCCATCTTCTGGTGTTGAATTAACAAAAGAAGAAGCCGCCTTCATTATAGCTCACCCTGAAATAAAATTGGGAACTGAGAAGGATTGGGAACCGCACGTTATTCTCAATCAGGATGGTTCTATTTCAGGGATAGATGCTGATATCCTAAGCAGAATTAATAAGGCTACAGGTGCTAATTTTCAATTGGAGGCCGGTAATTGGGTCGAAATGCAGGAAAGGGCTAAAGCTGGCTTAATTGATGGACTTAGCACTGGAGCGGTTCATGAGGAACGCAAAGAATATTTGAACTTTTCAGATTCATATATGGGCATACAGAAGATGTTGCTTGTTTCTCTTGGGAATCCCAAAAATATTAAAAGTAATGAGGATTTGAAGGGTAAAGTCCTTGCCGTTCATAAAGGCAACATGGTTGACGAGAAGCTAGCTAGAACTATCGATGGATTGCGCATTATAGAATTTGAAACGATCAAAGAGGTGATTGAGGCTGTTGTCCATAATGAGGCAGATGCTACATTTGGGAACGGAGCAACAATATATTCTGCAAATAAGCTAGGTCTTCCATATTTACAGATTGCATATCCTCTTGGGGAAGAGTTAAAGCTTGTTTTTGGCGTTCGCAAAGACTGGCCTGAAGCGATTAGTATTCTTAATAAGGGGCTGGCTTCGATTCCAGATTACGAAAAATTGCTAATTAGAAATAAGTGGCTCGCTGGAAGCAGCTTTCCAGATTACACAGTGGATCAGATTATTTTTGATGATGATGAGCAGAAATTCCTGAACGGAATAGATTCTATCACTATGTGTGTTGATCCAAGCTGGATGCCTTATGAACTTGTGGATAAAAATGGTGAGTATGTTGGCCTTGTCGCAGATTACATGAAGCTTCTTTCTATGCGGGTAGGCAAGAAGTTTCAGCTGGTTCCCACTGACTCATGGGGGCAGACTCTTTCTTTTGTCAGAGAGCGTAAATGTGATATTATACCATCAGTCATACCCACTCCCAAGCGTCTTAAATACTTAAATTTTACATCTTCTTATTTGTCATTTCCTTTGGTTGTAGCAACTAGCCGTGATGAATTATTTGTTGATAATTTTGATGCTGTGGCTGATCAGACTTTTGCAGTTGTTAAGAATTATGCTGCTATTGAATTACTGAAAGAAAAGTATCCTAATCTGAAAATTGTTGAGGTCGAAGACGCTCTTACAGGGCTTGAAAAGGTTCATGAAAAGGGCGTGTTCGGGTACATCGATACTGTCTCTTCTATCAGCTACCAAATTCAAAAAAATGGTCTGTTTGATGTTAAGATTTCTGGTCAGTTAGATATTAGCTATGACCTTGCTATCGGAGTCAGAAATGACATGCCGCAACTGCTTTCTATTCTAAATAAGGGGATAGCTTCATTTTCAAATAATGAGCGGCAGGAACTGCACAATAGCTGGATAACTGTACACTATGATAAAGGCCTTGATTACTCGCTTCTATGGAAGATCCTGGCGGGACTGTCTGTGTTCCCCTTGTTGCTTTTATATAGATATAATATTGTTTCCAGATATAATAAGAAGCTCATTTTGATGAACTCCAAGTTGGATTCACTTTATAAAACCGACAGGCTGACAGGTGTCTTTAACAGGCATATGCTTGATGAAGAAATGAAGCGCGAACTGGCTAGAGCCGGTCGCTATCATTCTTATTTTTCCGTGATAATTCTGGATATAGATCACTTTAAAAAAGTTAATGATACTTACGGACATCATGTCGGGGATACTGTTCTTGTCGCAATTTCCTGTTTGCTTTCAGGAAATGTAAGAGAAACAGATGTTGTGGGCCGCTGGGGCGGAGAAGAATTCTTAATTATTTGTCCCGAAGTAAAGATTGATGGAGCCACCCGTTTAGCAGAGAAGCTCAGAGGTAGGGTTGAGGCTCTCAGGTTCGAGGCTGTGAAAGGTAGTGTTACCGCTAGCTTTGGAGTTGCCAGCTTTGTTAAAGGGGAAAGCAGTGAAGATTTGATTAAAAGAGCTGATCGAGCTCTATACAAGGCGAAAGACATCAGTAGAAACTGTGTGGTAGTTGCCGATTAA
- a CDS encoding peroxiredoxin family protein produces MLKYLLPLCISIFLLAGAAFAEPIKTGESFPDVTLTGNQTSAQQSYLGLSGNGPWKLTDIKADYVVIEIFSMYCPHCQAEAPMVNELFTALKKSKSADTIKLIGVGVGNSNFEINFFRKKFQVELPLFDDLDFKIHAETGAPGTPHFFLIKLDGKNKPQTALSFAGRMESPTQFLKTLQDAAK; encoded by the coding sequence ATGCTTAAATATTTATTACCTCTCTGTATTTCTATATTCTTGTTAGCGGGCGCAGCTTTTGCTGAACCTATAAAAACAGGAGAGTCTTTCCCTGATGTCACGTTGACAGGTAACCAGACTTCCGCACAGCAATCCTACCTTGGATTGTCTGGTAATGGTCCCTGGAAATTGACCGACATTAAAGCTGACTATGTCGTCATCGAAATTTTCAGCATGTATTGTCCGCACTGTCAGGCAGAGGCTCCGATGGTAAATGAACTATTTACCGCTTTGAAAAAATCAAAATCAGCTGATACAATAAAGCTGATTGGAGTAGGAGTTGGTAATTCAAACTTTGAGATCAACTTTTTCAGGAAAAAATTCCAAGTTGAATTACCGCTATTTGATGATTTAGACTTCAAGATTCATGCTGAAACAGGCGCCCCCGGCACTCCGCATTTCTTTTTAATTAAACTTGATGGAAAGAATAAGCCGCAAACAGCACTATCCTTCGCAGGAAGAATGGAAAGCCCTACACAGTTTTTGAAGACTTTGCAGGACGCGGCTAAATAG
- a CDS encoding malate synthase G has product MTKYISAGKLSISLPLYELIEQKIAPGTGFSPRDFYEAFEGILLKFSERNKELLNVRDNLQQRIDEWHLAHKTHAPAAYKNFLYEIGYLVPEGDDFMITTDNVDPEIASIAGPQLVVPVTNPRYSLNAANARWGSLYDALYGTDVISDDDGAAKGKNFNPIRGAKVVAYGADFLDMAVPLETGSHKEAINYDFGTSALLITLQGGATTTLADPEQFIGYVLEPTLGILLKNNGLHIEIQIDHEDIIGKNHLAGVKDVIIESAITTIADCEDSVAVVDGTDKALTYGNWLGLIKGDLSTEFTKGGKTITRTMQADREYIGLTGESINLSARSMLLIRNVGHLMTTDAILLDGKEIPEGILDGAMTGFISLHDSNENSRYLNSKCGSTYIVKPKMHGPDEVKFTCELFSAIEGALGLAPRALKLGIMDEERRTTLNLKECIRAASDRVIFINTGFLDRTGDEIHTSMEAGPMVPKNDMKSQSWIIAYEDWNVDTGLSAGFSGKAQIGKGMWPKPDMMHEMVETKIAHPESGANCAWVPSPTAATLHAMHYHTVNVFTRQHELLGSERANLDELLTIPLQTAPLTKDVIQHELDNNVQGILGYVVGWIDRGVGCSKVLDITNVGLMEDRATLRISSQYLANWMHHNICSEEQVMESLKRMAAIVDKQNVNTGGYTPMSANFENSIAFKAACDLIFKGRSQPSGYTEPILHARRQEKKKELERLTTA; this is encoded by the coding sequence ATGACTAAATATATATCTGCTGGAAAACTGAGCATATCCCTCCCTCTGTACGAACTTATTGAGCAAAAAATAGCTCCCGGCACAGGCTTTTCGCCTAGAGATTTCTACGAAGCCTTTGAAGGTATTCTGCTTAAATTCAGCGAACGCAACAAAGAGCTACTAAATGTACGCGACAATTTGCAGCAACGCATTGATGAATGGCATTTAGCGCATAAAACGCACGCCCCTGCCGCATATAAAAATTTCCTCTACGAAATCGGATATCTCGTTCCCGAAGGCGATGATTTCATGATCACCACTGACAATGTTGATCCGGAAATTGCGTCCATCGCAGGTCCGCAGCTTGTTGTTCCTGTGACAAATCCCAGATATTCGCTGAACGCCGCTAACGCCAGATGGGGCAGTCTCTATGATGCGCTTTATGGAACAGACGTGATTTCCGACGATGATGGAGCGGCTAAAGGTAAAAATTTCAACCCGATAAGAGGTGCAAAAGTAGTAGCATACGGCGCCGATTTTCTAGATATGGCTGTGCCACTCGAGACCGGAAGCCACAAAGAGGCCATCAACTACGATTTCGGAACAAGCGCGCTTCTTATCACCTTACAAGGCGGCGCCACTACAACCTTAGCGGACCCTGAACAATTTATAGGGTACGTGCTTGAACCAACACTGGGCATACTTCTTAAAAACAATGGCCTTCACATCGAAATCCAGATCGACCATGAAGACATCATAGGTAAGAACCACCTTGCTGGAGTAAAAGATGTTATAATTGAATCGGCGATTACAACCATTGCTGATTGTGAAGACTCCGTTGCCGTTGTGGACGGCACTGATAAGGCTTTAACTTACGGAAACTGGTTGGGACTTATCAAAGGCGACCTTTCTACTGAGTTCACTAAAGGCGGCAAAACCATCACCCGTACAATGCAAGCCGACAGAGAATATATCGGACTTACTGGCGAAAGCATAAACCTATCTGCCCGAAGCATGCTACTCATCCGAAATGTCGGACATCTCATGACGACAGACGCAATTTTACTTGATGGAAAAGAAATTCCAGAAGGCATTTTAGACGGAGCAATGACTGGGTTTATATCCTTACATGACTCCAATGAAAATAGCCGCTATCTCAACAGTAAATGCGGAAGCACATATATAGTCAAACCCAAAATGCACGGACCTGATGAAGTTAAATTTACCTGCGAATTATTCTCAGCAATTGAAGGAGCATTAGGCCTTGCGCCGCGCGCCTTAAAACTCGGGATAATGGATGAAGAGCGGCGCACGACTCTCAACCTGAAAGAATGCATCAGAGCTGCCAGCGATCGCGTAATTTTTATTAACACAGGATTTCTCGATAGAACGGGTGATGAGATTCACACCAGCATGGAAGCCGGACCTATGGTTCCCAAGAATGACATGAAATCTCAAAGCTGGATTATTGCATATGAAGACTGGAACGTGGACACCGGACTTAGCGCAGGATTCAGTGGCAAAGCACAAATAGGTAAAGGCATGTGGCCCAAGCCGGATATGATGCACGAAATGGTTGAGACCAAAATAGCTCATCCCGAATCTGGAGCAAATTGCGCCTGGGTTCCATCCCCCACAGCAGCAACTCTGCACGCCATGCATTATCACACGGTCAATGTCTTTACCCGTCAACATGAACTGCTAGGATCTGAGCGCGCAAACCTCGATGAACTTCTAACCATTCCACTACAAACAGCCCCCCTTACGAAGGACGTCATTCAGCATGAATTGGATAACAACGTACAGGGTATTCTAGGGTACGTTGTTGGTTGGATTGATCGGGGCGTCGGTTGCTCCAAAGTGCTCGACATAACAAATGTAGGGCTAATGGAAGACCGTGCAACCCTGCGTATATCCAGCCAATATCTCGCAAACTGGATGCACCACAATATTTGTTCGGAAGAACAGGTCATGGAATCTTTAAAACGTATGGCTGCAATCGTTGATAAGCAGAATGTGAATACTGGCGGCTACACTCCGATGTCCGCAAATTTTGAAAACAGCATAGCTTTTAAGGCTGCGTGCGATCTTATCTTTAAAGGAAGATCCCAGCCCAGCGGCTATACTGAGCCCATTCTTCACGCTCGCAGACAGGAAAAAAAGAAAGAACTTGAAAGACTTACAACGGCTTAA
- a CDS encoding SulP family inorganic anion transporter, with amino-acid sequence MEASHTLVSNSKGSIQSDIFSGLTVALALVPEAVAFSFVAGVSPIVGLYGAFMMCIITAILGGRPGMISGATGAMAVVMVNLVLEGNALGGAGSNAGLQYLFFTLLLVGIFQGLFGIFRLGKFIRMVPRSVMMGFVNGLAIVIFLSQLKMFQEGGAWIQGDSMWIMVGLVALTMAILFTVPMIYSKAPGALIAIIAVSLLVIFVKIDTATVLSFIQVNGGTGIKAGLPSFAIPQIPLTWESVTFITPYALILAAIGLIESLMTLTLIDELTSTHGNGNRECIAQGIANFTNGLFGGMGGCAMIGQSIINITSGGRGRLSGITAGLALLFFILFTSTYIEMVPIAALVGVMFIVVIKTFAWSTFNIINKVPKWDVIVIVLVTFLTVKYDLAIAVICGVIISALIFAWENALRIRARKTIDEHGYKHYKIYGPLFFGSTTLFLSKFDVEDDPDVVIIDFEESRIMDQSAIEIINKITELYLRSGKTIHLWHLSPDCVRLIKKAEKICIVNVLSDPDYFVSIDDYNKYQEELAVK; translated from the coding sequence ATGGAAGCCAGTCATACTTTAGTTTCAAATTCTAAGGGCAGTATTCAAAGTGATATTTTTTCAGGACTTACGGTTGCTCTGGCATTGGTGCCTGAAGCTGTCGCATTTTCCTTTGTAGCAGGAGTTTCTCCAATTGTAGGATTGTATGGTGCATTCATGATGTGCATCATAACTGCTATTCTGGGCGGAAGGCCTGGTATGATTTCCGGCGCAACCGGAGCCATGGCAGTTGTTATGGTGAACCTTGTTTTAGAGGGTAATGCCCTTGGCGGAGCAGGTTCAAATGCAGGACTTCAATATCTATTCTTTACTTTGCTGCTTGTCGGGATTTTTCAGGGGCTGTTTGGTATTTTCCGCTTAGGTAAATTCATCCGTATGGTTCCGCGCTCAGTTATGATGGGGTTTGTAAACGGCCTTGCCATCGTGATTTTTCTTTCCCAGCTCAAGATGTTTCAGGAAGGCGGCGCATGGATTCAGGGTGATTCAATGTGGATAATGGTCGGGCTTGTTGCTTTGACCATGGCTATTTTGTTCACTGTTCCCATGATATATAGTAAAGCTCCCGGCGCACTTATCGCCATTATCGCTGTTTCTCTTCTCGTAATTTTTGTTAAAATAGATACTGCAACTGTACTTTCTTTCATTCAGGTTAATGGTGGAACAGGGATCAAGGCGGGACTGCCGAGCTTTGCTATCCCTCAAATCCCGCTTACGTGGGAGAGCGTAACTTTTATTACTCCTTACGCGTTGATTCTTGCTGCAATCGGACTGATTGAGTCCTTGATGACTTTGACACTGATTGACGAATTGACCAGCACTCATGGTAACGGAAACCGCGAGTGTATCGCGCAGGGAATTGCAAACTTCACCAACGGCCTTTTCGGCGGAATGGGTGGGTGTGCAATGATCGGGCAGAGCATCATCAACATCACTTCGGGTGGTCGTGGCCGTCTTTCCGGTATCACTGCAGGGCTGGCTCTGTTGTTCTTTATCCTGTTCACCTCCACTTACATTGAAATGGTTCCCATCGCGGCTTTAGTTGGTGTCATGTTTATCGTGGTTATCAAAACTTTCGCATGGAGCACATTTAATATCATTAATAAGGTTCCCAAATGGGATGTTATTGTAATCGTATTGGTTACTTTCCTTACTGTTAAATATGATTTGGCCATCGCGGTAATCTGCGGCGTAATCATTTCCGCGTTAATTTTCGCATGGGAAAATGCACTGCGCATTCGTGCTCGTAAGACAATCGATGAACACGGTTATAAACATTACAAAATATACGGGCCGCTATTTTTCGGTTCAACAACTTTGTTCCTTAGCAAGTTCGATGTGGAGGATGACCCTGATGTTGTCATTATTGATTTCGAAGAGTCCCGCATTATGGACCAGTCAGCCATTGAGATAATCAATAAAATTACTGAGCTTTATTTACGTTCAGGCAAAACGATTCATTTATGGCACCTCAGCCCTGACTGCGTTCGTTTGATTAAAAAGGCTGAAAAGATATGTATTGTAAATGTGCTGTCAGATCCTGACTATTTTGTCAGCATTGACGATTATAACAAGTATCAGGAAGAGTTGGCTGTTAAGTAA
- a CDS encoding YhcH/YjgK/YiaL family protein, with the protein MIIDSLEHASKYKFGPAWEKTFEFLAKVDPAIEEGKHIIDGDNVFALVSEYKTKDYDKGRFEAHRKYVDIQFLISGREKLGYASLQALEEETPYDSERDVEFLKDLPEVPSISTLIPGIFMAFFPQDGHMPGLAYDKPEPVKKIVIKIAINAL; encoded by the coding sequence GTGATTATAGATAGTTTAGAGCATGCCTCCAAATATAAATTCGGACCTGCATGGGAAAAAACATTTGAGTTTCTAGCCAAAGTAGATCCAGCCATTGAAGAAGGAAAACACATTATCGATGGCGACAACGTATTTGCGCTGGTCAGCGAATATAAAACTAAAGACTACGACAAGGGACGCTTTGAAGCGCACCGAAAATATGTAGATATCCAGTTCCTCATTTCTGGACGGGAAAAACTTGGCTATGCAAGCTTGCAAGCTCTTGAAGAAGAAACTCCATATGATAGTGAACGCGACGTAGAATTTTTAAAAGACCTACCAGAAGTACCTTCCATCTCGACACTCATTCCGGGAATTTTTATGGCATTTTTCCCGCAAGATGGTCATATGCCGGGGCTTGCGTATGATAAACCTGAACCTGTCAAAAAAATAGTTATTAAGATTGCTATTAACGCTCTCTAG
- a CDS encoding peroxiredoxin encodes MSKHIRIYSALAALLLCVCITPAMAKVPAELVYQPGKLKPVDSVLKVAVGEMAPDFTLPSVSGEDVQLSSFRGKKNVVLSFVPAAFTPICSDQWPGYNIAQELFEQSDAILLGITADNTPTQYAWTKQMSDGGVWFPVLSDFWPHGKVAQQYGILRPEGVTERAIFIIDKKGIIRYIDVHDINTRPDLGGIIRALQSVK; translated from the coding sequence ATGTCCAAACACATCCGAATTTACAGCGCACTTGCAGCCCTTCTGCTATGCGTCTGCATAACGCCAGCAATGGCAAAAGTACCTGCGGAGCTCGTTTACCAACCCGGCAAACTTAAACCAGTGGACAGTGTTCTGAAAGTTGCAGTGGGCGAAATGGCCCCGGACTTCACCCTACCGTCTGTTTCTGGAGAAGATGTACAGCTATCTTCTTTCCGTGGAAAAAAGAATGTAGTGTTATCATTTGTTCCAGCGGCTTTCACTCCGATATGTTCCGACCAGTGGCCCGGATATAACATTGCGCAAGAACTGTTTGAGCAAAGCGACGCAATTCTACTAGGAATTACAGCCGACAACACTCCCACTCAGTACGCTTGGACTAAGCAAATGAGTGACGGAGGGGTCTGGTTTCCGGTACTTTCAGACTTCTGGCCTCACGGCAAAGTCGCACAGCAATACGGGATATTAAGACCTGAAGGGGTTACAGAGCGAGCTATCTTCATCATCGATAAGAAAGGTATCATCCGCTATATTGATGTTCATGACATCAACACCCGCCCCGATTTAGGCGGTATCATCAGAGCATTACAAAGCGTTAAATAG
- a CDS encoding DUF481 domain-containing protein — protein MFTKTKLVIFAAMIIIMAGSFAHADTIHLVNGDKLTGKINVMKNGKLKLKTTYAGEITIDWGQVASLDSDEPMNVFVKPDPATASELTIADSKSEQTKEVGTEQGIKTDTVAAINSTPKDYTLKGGVRAGWNKASGNTRKENVSAAYDISYAIGKNRWKSNGDHYWGTSKGKRTDYNWLLSADYNRFLDEKVFVTGSGQIQQDQFQDLELRSIIGTGLGYQFFDSNELTLSVEAGPAYVWEDYTTRSSRDFVAGKWGIDFNWWAVPERLKLFHNQMGLVSMEDSKNWLWQSRSGVMFPIIDRFFGSFQYNYDWTNDPVPGKTQDDSRIMFNLGYSFADFPWMSD, from the coding sequence ATGTTTACTAAGACCAAGTTGGTTATATTTGCAGCTATGATCATTATCATGGCTGGATCTTTCGCTCACGCTGACACTATTCACCTTGTGAATGGTGATAAGCTGACCGGAAAAATCAACGTAATGAAAAACGGCAAGTTAAAATTAAAAACAACTTATGCCGGAGAAATTACAATTGACTGGGGACAGGTTGCCTCTCTTGATTCTGATGAGCCTATGAACGTTTTCGTAAAGCCTGATCCTGCAACGGCAAGTGAACTGACTATTGCGGATTCAAAATCTGAGCAGACGAAAGAAGTCGGTACAGAGCAAGGAATTAAAACAGATACGGTTGCCGCCATTAATTCCACACCCAAAGATTACACTCTGAAAGGTGGGGTTCGCGCTGGTTGGAACAAAGCTTCAGGTAATACGCGCAAAGAAAATGTAAGCGCAGCTTATGATATATCGTATGCGATAGGGAAGAATCGTTGGAAATCAAATGGCGATCATTACTGGGGAACATCGAAAGGTAAACGAACCGATTACAACTGGCTTCTATCAGCTGATTACAACCGCTTTTTGGATGAAAAAGTCTTTGTGACCGGATCGGGTCAGATTCAGCAAGATCAATTTCAGGACTTGGAACTGCGCTCGATAATCGGGACAGGACTTGGGTATCAATTTTTCGACAGTAACGAATTGACTCTGTCAGTCGAAGCTGGGCCTGCGTATGTCTGGGAAGATTACACAACCCGTTCCAGCCGTGATTTCGTAGCAGGAAAATGGGGCATAGATTTCAATTGGTGGGCTGTGCCCGAAAGGCTCAAGCTGTTCCACAATCAGATGGGACTTGTCAGTATGGAAGATTCTAAAAACTGGCTCTGGCAATCTCGCTCAGGCGTAATGTTTCCAATTATAGATAGATTCTTCGGGTCGTTTCAGTACAATTACGACTGGACCAACGACCCCGTTCCCGGAAAGACACAGGACGATTCACGCATCATGTTTAACCTAGGATATTCTTTCGCAGATTTTCCGTGGATGTCTGATTGA